AGCGTGCAAGCTTTTTTCTTGGCCATTGATGAAATTCGCGAGCGTTTGTCCGGCCATTTTTCCCGAGCGCATAGCAAAGAAAATGCCTTCGCCGTTGGAGGGCGTCACCAGGCCGGCAGCGTCGCCAACGAGCATTGCGCTTTCCTGCGTGAAGGATTTTCGCGGGTGCATCGGCAATTTGGCAGCCTCTTCGAGATACGGCTCAATGTCGAGGCCAATTTTTTCGCGAAAACGCGCCTGCAATTTTCTGATGTTGCCGTGTTTGTCGTCTGTGCCGGTGCCGATGGCCACATGGTCGGCTTTCGGAAAAATCCAGCCATAAAAGTCAGGCGAAACTTCGCCGTCGAACCAAATTTCAACCAAATTATTATAGCGCTCCAGTGCCGGTGAATAATGGAACCGTTCTTGAATAGCGATAGCTTTGTATTCGTTCGGCGGAAAGCCCAATTCGTTGGCAACTTTGGAGTTTGCGCCGTCCGCGCCAATCACGTATTTCGCCTCAATTTCCGAAACGCCTTTTGAGGCCGCATCCACAGAAATCTGGTACACGCCGTTCGTTTTGCGAACCTTGCGCATTTTGGCTTCCAAAAGCTCGGTGCCGTCCGCGGCGGCGCGTTCGCGCAAAAAGCGATCGAATCGCTCGCGACGCACCATCCCGACAAAGCCCGTTGGCATGTGCATTTCAATTACGCGGCCTTTCGGCGAACGAACTGCCATGTGATCCACTTTTCGCTCGACGATTTCGTCGGGAATCGCAAACTCTTCTATTAATCCGAGCGGAATCGCACCGCCACAGGGTTTGGTATTATTGAAATTGCGCTCAATGAGCACATTTGAAATTCCCGCTTTGGCAAGCTCATGAGCCGCCGCCGCGCCAGATGGCCCACCGCCAATAATGGCAACATCGCACTTCATCGATAAACAACTCCTTTTTTTCTGATAAAGGTAAAATGACTTGGCAAAATTTACATTATTCCCGCCCAAACCTCAAGTTTCATTCGCCGCCACGCCGATTTTATCGAGTGCCCGCGCCGGGCTTCTACTGCATAGCAATTTGGCGAATCAACAAATACAAGCGCTAACGGTTGTTTTCAGAAAAAACCTTGTATTTTCCGGCGTGAAGTTGAAACACAAATCCACATTTCTGATGAAAAAAATTAATGTTTTAGGGCTTGGCAATATCATTTTCGGCGACGAGGGCTTTGGCGTCGAAGCGGTGAAAGCGCTTGAAAAAAAGCGCGATTGGCCAGCTGGCGTTTCCTTTATCGACGGTGGAACGCAGGGAATTTATCTGTTGGATTACATCGAAGCGCCAGATTGTTTGCTCATTTACGACGCACTAATTCCAGTTGAATATGAGTTCAAAGTCTATACTTATTTCAACGACGAGCTGCCAGCCTTTATTTATCGAAAAATGTCATCGCACCAAGCCGGACTGAGTGAACTGCTTTCGCTGGCGCGCTTGCACGACAAAATGCCGAAGCAAGTGGCATTTGTTGGCATTCCGCCGAAAAGCTTGGAAATGGGCATTGGCTTGAGCGCAGAAGTCAAGGCGCTTATGGAAGCAGCGCTAAGCGAAGGTCAAAGTATTTTGGACTCGTGGTTGGCGTCGTAGCGATGGCAATGCGTCGATTAAAACGCCATTTTGAGCAGCGAAAAACAGATGGCGAAAAGCAGCATCGTTCGAATATTGATTCCCGCGACTTTTTTAATTTCATCAAACTGAATGTCGCGCTCGGTTTCGCCGATGTAGGGTTTTTCTACTAGCTCGCCGTGATACCGATTCGGGCCGCCAAATCGACAATTTAAAATCCCGGCAAGCGCGGCTTCGGGATAGCCTGAATTTGGGCTTTTGTGTTGCTTGCCATATTTCAGCGCAAATCGAATCGCTCGCGGTGAAAGGCTTGCGAGCGCCATGAGGAGCGCCGTGAGGCGCGCTGGCAAAAAGTTCAGCACATCGTCGAGCCGTGCGGCAAATTTTCCGAATTGTTCGTAGCGCTCGCTTCGGTAGCCGATCATCGAATCCAGCGTGTTCGTCATTTTATAGGCCATGATGCCCGGCACGCCGAAAAGCGCGTAATAAAAAAGCGGCGCAATCACGCCGTCGCTTAAATTTTCCGACATGCTTTCAAAAACCGCAATCTTGATTTGATTCGCGCTTAGCTCGCCGGTTTCTCGCCCGACGATTCGGCTAAGTTGCGTGCGCCCTGCCTCAAGCCCGCGCTCACGAAGGGCGGCGAAAATCCCCTTTCCCTCGCGGATGAGGCCTTCGCCCGCGACGCCGTAAAACACAAACACCGCATGAAAACAGAGCGTCGCCCAAACGGAAATTTCCGCCGAAAGCCGTTCAAGCGCGAAAAAAAAGCCGAACGTGCCTGCAATCAAAACCGCCGAAAAAAGCATTCCTTTGAGAAAACGGCCTGCGCCGGCGTTCAAACGCTTTTCGCCCCGCGCAATCAAGTTGCCGAAAAAAACAATTGGATGGGGCAACCAAGTCGGGTCGGCCAAAAGAAAATCCAGCGCAAGGCCGAGCCAAAGCGCCGTAATTACGAGCAAGTTTGAATCCATGCTTGAAGTGCGTTGATGAGCCGAGCGTTTTCGGCGTCGGAGAGCGTGGCGAGGCGAAAATGCCCCGCGCGGCAACCGCGAAAGTTCGAGGCGTCGCGCACGAGCAGGCCGTGCGTCTCGGCTAAATGTTTTTTCAAATCGGCGGCGCGTCCGATTTTTAGTTCACATAAAAAAAAGTGAACCGCGCTTTCCGAAACCGAAAGTCCCGGAACGGTTTGCAACGCGGCCTTGAACGCGGCGGCTCGCCGAAGCAACCCGGCCACATCGGGCAGCGTTTCCGGCAAGCGCTCGATTAAATATTTTCCGGCTTCAATCGCAAGCGCATTGACCGTCCAAGGCTGTTTGTGCGACGAAAGCGCGGCAATTTGCTCGGCGGACGCGAGCGCATAACCCAAGCGAAGGCCGGGAACGGCGAAAATTTTCGTCATCGAACGCAGCAGCGTCAAGTTCGGATAACGCCTGAGCAGCGGCGCGAGGCTGGCGTTCGGGTCGGCGGTAAATTCCGTAAAGGCTTCGTCCGTCACGAAATGCGTATTCGGATTTGCCTCAAACAGCCTTGCAAGTTTTTCGCGCGGATGTAGCTGTCCCGTTGGGTTGTTAGGATTACAGATAAAGCAAAGCTTTGTTTCCGGCGGCAAAGAGAAGGTTTCGTTTGAAAACGCCTCGTGCGAGGCAAATTGCAAGTCGTGCGAATGGAGGCGGCAGGCGTCCTCATATTCGGAAAATGCGGGCGTAAAAATCAGCGTGCGAGCATTTCGGAATCGCTGCGCAATGAGATAAATCGCTTCAACCGCGCCGTTCGTGACCAGCACTTGCTCTGGCGCGACGCCGTGATGTTCGGCAAGCAACGCCTGCAACGATTCGCCCGTGACTTCGGGATAGCGATGAACGGCATCCCATTTCTCAAACAGATGCGCCTTCAGGCCTTCGGGCGAGCCGCCTGCCCAAACATTGCTGCTGAAATTTGCCGAAATCGGATGCGTAAATTGATAGGCATCGTCGCCGTGTCCGTGTAACATGTCTGTTAGGCTATTTGGAAAAAACCGTTCGGATGTTATTTCTAAGAGAATTATTTATGCGAAAAAAACACGCTTTCGTGTCGGTCTGAGCGAAGACGAAGACCGCTTGACTTTAAAGACGTCGCCCATCGTCTCCGCTCAGTGCGACATAAAAAATTGTATCGGTAGAGAGGGTGAAAGGCGCTTAAAATACAGGTTGTGTTTCCGCTACCGACGACAAATAAAAATCGATGTCATTCTGAGGCATCTTAGCCGAAGAATCCAGCGAACCGGATGAATGGATGCTTCGCCAGAAGAATGCTCAGCATGACAAGTTGCTGTTTCAACTCCTGAATCAGGACAACACGTATAAGTAATATTTTGCTATAAAAAGCGTCGGGAATATAACAAAGTTACCAGCACTCTTCGATAGCTCGGAAAAGCGGCAGGGGTGAAAAAAACAAGCGACTTGCAATTTCGGCAAACAAGCGGAAGGAAAAAGGTTACTTTTTCACGGTGACCGGCTCGCCCTTGATGCCCGCGTAAAAAACGAGAATTTCCGCCGGTTCGTCGCTTTCGTTTTTTCCGTAATGCCATTTATTGACGACTTCCACAATGGCGTCGCCGGCTTTCATGTGCAAAATTTCCTCGTTTTCCGTCACCACCGTCAATTTTCCCTTGAGCAGCACGCCGGCGTTGATAATCGGATGCCGATGCACTTCCAATTTCATTTTGGGCGGAATGGTGATTTTCAGAATGGTGACTTCCGGCTGTCCGGTCGCATAAGTCGGCAGCGTGTTCCCGTCCCAGCTTTCGGTCGTTTTGGCCAAAACTTCAACACCGACGGTTTCCACCTGCTGCGCCAAGCCTGCACAGGTTGCCGATAGCAAGAAAACGAGTCCTAACAAAATTTTTTTCATGAGCGGATCTTTTTAAAGTTCATCAAGCGGTTTCCTTATCCGCGAAGACGCTTCTCAATGCAAAATACTTTCTTACGCCGGTTTCAATGTGCTATAAATGTAAGCCATGTCGAGGTGCTCGCGCATCATAGCGGCAAGTTTATCATACTCGGCGTTGTTTTGTTCGCGCAGGCTCATTTTGGGCGCAGCAGTGGGTGTTTCATCCAAAACTGAAAGATGCGGACGAAGCACGGCGTCAATCACGATGGGATTATCTAAAATGCCGTGCAAATAGGTTCCCCAGCAAGTTTCGGAAAGGTAGCAGCCGTCGGTTTCGCCATTTTCAAAACGAGCAACCGGCAAGGCCGAAGCATTTATCGGCTCAGTTTTCCCCATGTGAATTTCATAGCCATAGCAAATTTCGCTGTGATCGCGAAAATGAAATGCGCGTTGCAGCGTCGTTTTTTCTGGTTGAAGTTCTGTTTCCATAGGAAGCAAGCCTAACCCTGAAAGTTCGCCCAGCTTGCATTCGACAGCGTAAGGATCTGAAAGGCGCGTTCCCATGATTTGATAGCCGCCGCAAATGCCGATTACGGTTGTTCCTTTGCGATGCAATTTTCGAATCGCAACATCCAGGCTGCGCGATTTGAGTTCGGCCAAATCCTCAATCGTGTTTTTGCTGCCAGGAATGAGAATGATTTGGGCTTTTTCGAGTTCATCCGCGTCAAGCGTGTAATAAAGTCGGACGCGCGGATCGTGTTCCAAAGCGCGGAAATCTGTGTAATTGGCAATGCGCGAAAGCTTCAGCACGGCAATATTAATTTTGCCAGGTTGGTGCGAGGTATGCCTTTTTTGCAGCGCGACGGAATCCTCTTCATCGATTTGTAAGTCGCGAATGTATGGAAGCACGCCCACAACCGGAACTTGAGTCAAATCTTCAAGGATTTTTCGTCCTTCATGAAAAAGACGCGAGTCGCCGCGAAATTTATTGATGATGATGCCTTTCATCAGCTTGCGCTCTTCTTCGGGCAAAAGCGCAATCGTTCCATAAACCGAGCCAAAAACACCGCCGCGCTCAATGTCGGAAACGAGATAAGTCGCAGCGCCAGCGTGGAGCGCCATGCGCATGTTGGTAATATCGCGCTGCTTGATGTTGAGTTCAGAAATGCTTCCCGCGCCTTCCATCACAATTGGATTGTAGCGTGCGCGTAGCCGATCGAATGCCAGGCAAACTTCGCGAAAAAGCTCGTGCCGGTCATCGGCGTTATAATATTCATAAGCTGAGCGCGTGCCGATAGGTTTTCCATTCAGCACGATTTGCGAGCCGGTTTCGCCGGTGGGTTTTAGCAAAACTGGATTCATATCGGTGTGGCAGGCAATGCCAGCGGCTTCGGCTTGTGTGGCTTGGGCGCGTCCGATTTCAAATCCTTCAGGCGTGGCGTAACTATTGAGCGACATGTTTTGCGCTTTGAACGGTGCGGGTGAAAAGCCATCTTGCTTGAAAATGCGGCAAAGCCCTGCAACGAGCAAGCTTTTTCCCGCGTCGGAAGCTGTCCCGACGACCATCATCGGTTTTAGCGGCTGAATTTTTGACATAATAAAATCATGTAAAGGCGATTAAATGCAAAGTTAATAAACTCAGGAAGAGAATCTCGTTCAGAGCAGCAGCGCTTGAATCGCGTTTATAAAATGCGTGAAACTTGTTGAGCGGTTATTTTCAATGTTAAGAAATGGGCTAATGGCTTCAGCGGTTTTTCCCTTGGCTAGATGCACCCTGCCTGAATATTCTGGAATAATTTTCATCAATTCTTGACTGGGTTTAATAATCATGTCAGGATTTTCGTACTTCCTTTTATTTCTGTGCGGGTTTGCTGAAAAACGCGGAAACGCTTTTTCTATCGCGATGAAATCGCCGATGAACCATGCTTCCAATTCTTTACATACAATTCTGATTTTGAACGGCGAATGGCATTTTCCGTTTATTTTCTCCAGAATATCCCGCTTTAAATCTTGGCAATCTGTGTTGTCTTGATCAAGCGCAACAACAATTCGCGCGCCCTCTACTTTGCTCAAACTTGGCAATACGGTCGGCAACGCTTGCAGCAAGTCTCCCTTGCCTTGATGAGGCATTGTGTAATACCAGTAACCATGTGGGGTAATGAGTTTTTCCGCAATCGCAGTTATTACCGGCAGAATGGACGGTTCTTCAACCAGAAAGAAAATACCTTTCATCTACTTCAAATTTGCGCCTTTTATGTAATGATTTCGCCAGAGCCAGCCAAGTTTGTTTCCGTCCGAATGAAGGTTTCGTGTGAGTTCGTCTTCCGATGCCGCTTTGATTTGAGAAAAACCGCCGTCTTTTACCAAGAAAAAGAGTTCATCAATATCGAGCGCATTGACAAAATCGGGCGAATGCGTAGAAACAAAAACTTGCCCGCCTCTTTCCGCATATTCCCTGATTTCTTCCGCCAACGAAACAAGCAAATCTGGGTGAAGAAAGTTTTCCGGCTCTTCTATGCAAAGCAATGGATGCGGATCGGGATCGTAAAGCAAAATCATGTAGGCAAACATTTTTATCGTGCCGTCGGAGACGAACTTTCCGATAAACGGGTCGACAAAATTTTCATCTTGAAAGCGCAAAACCACTTTACCTTCAATGGAATCAACCGCTTCAACTTTTGAAATGCCAGGAATGCGTTGAGGAAGTTTATGAAGAATCTGATCAAAAATATCGCGATGGTACTCATAAATGTATTTCGTGACTTGCGCCAGATTCTCGCCGGTAGCGTTCAAATGTTCGTCAAGTCCGGTGTCCGAAACCCTTCGTGCCGCATCGATGCTAAAGCTCGAGATGTACCATTTTTCGAGCATTTTGCGAAATTCCGAAACCGCGCGAAACTGCTCAAATTGCCCAAGCCCCTTGACGGCCAGAATGTCAGGGCTGGAAAGAACTTTATTTTCTCTTTCATCTGTGGCGCCTTCTTCGCCGTAAGCTTGTTCATTAACGATGGCGCTGCCTGCACCATCTTGAAAATCCAGAAAATGCCAAGGTTTTCCTTTCCTCCCGCGTCGATAGCGAAGAATTTCTCTTCTGACAATTGCTTTTCCTCGTTCAAAACCAATTCGCACTTGATAGGTGATCACCGGATTGAAATCATTTTCAAACGCGTTAGGGTTTCTAAATTTCAGTTCAAAAAAAAGTTCATCTTTTTCAGGATCACATCCTCGTGCCAAAACTTCTTTAACACCGCCGCGTCGGTTGACGGCAATCGTCACATTGCTTTGCAAGGCGTCACTTAAAAAACCAAAAACGTCAAACAGCGTGCTTTTTCCGCTTCCGTTCGGTCCCAAGAAAACGCAAAGATTTGATAGGCCGCGAATCTCCGTATCTTTAAAGACTTTATAGTTTTTTACGTGAAGCTGCTCAATTTGCATGGCGGTATTTTTGACAAGTGAAAAGTATTTAAACTTTCGCCGCTGTGATATGCGTGCGAAAGTTTAAGATTACACAAATCTCCTATCGAATGAAATATATAGTGCGGATAAAAAACACAGCTGAGTCGCAATGCCGCTAACCACCGCGATTTATATTTATTTAGCGCGCTAAAGGAGTCACGCTTTCCTAACCAGCCGCGCGGAAAATGCGCCATCGAAGCCGTTTTTGCCAGGTAAAAGCGAAATGTAGCCCTTATCATGAACAACCTCGTGAAACTCATCCGGTAAAATCTCAATTGCCGATTGCAATTGCCATTCAGGGTGAGCGTTCAGAAATTTTTCAATCAACACTTGATTTTCTTCTGGCTCAATCGAGCAGGTCGAATAAACAATTGCGGCATCAGGCTTAGCCATTTTAGCGGCGTTCTCAAGCAATTGGTATTGCAAGTTTGAAAGCGCGGCCAGGTCCGCTTCGCTAAGCCGCCAGCGCAGCTCAGCGCGTCGTGAGAGCACGCCCGTTCCGGTGCAAGGCGCGTCTAAGAGAATGGCGTCGAAGCCTTCTTCATGAGAGAAGCGCGTGGCGTCGTGCTTAATTGTGGAAATAATATCGATGCCGAGAGCGCTTGCAAGCCGGTCGATATCTTCAAGTTTATTGTCATACAAATCCAGCGAGGTGATTTGGCCAGCGTTTGCCATCATCTCAGCCAAATAAGTGGATTTCCCGCCAGGCGCGGCGCACATGTCCAGCACTTTTTGGCCAGGCTGCGGATTGAGCAAGCGGCAGGCCAGCGCTTGCGCTTCGCTTTGAACCGAAACTTCGCCGGTGCTTAAAAACGGCTCTAAATCAAAAAAGCGATCGGGTATGACGAAATCCGGCAAAATCGACTTGCGGAAAGTGACATTTTCTGCGAGCAGCTTTTGCTGAAATTTCTCCGGTGCGTTTTTTAAGCGGTTAATGCGGAAAGCAATTCGTGGGATAAGGTTGTTGGCTTCCATGATATTTTGTGCTTCCAGAAAGCCGTAAGTGCTGATCCAACGCTCAAGCAACCAGCGGGGATGCGAATACTTTAGGGCGATTTGATCGGCAAATGTGCCGCCTTGAATGGAAAAATCTACGGATTCTAAATTGTTGCTGATGTTTCTCAGCACGCCGTTTACC
Above is a window of Chloroherpeton thalassium ATCC 35110 DNA encoding:
- a CDS encoding geranylgeranyl diphosphate reductase, which codes for MKCDVAIIGGGPSGAAAAHELAKAGISNVLIERNFNNTKPCGGAIPLGLIEEFAIPDEIVERKVDHMAVRSPKGRVIEMHMPTGFVGMVRRERFDRFLRERAAADGTELLEAKMRKVRKTNGVYQISVDAASKGVSEIEAKYVIGADGANSKVANELGFPPNEYKAIAIQERFHYSPALERYNNLVEIWFDGEVSPDFYGWIFPKADHVAIGTGTDDKHGNIRKLQARFREKIGLDIEPYLEEAAKLPMHPRKSFTQESAMLVGDAAGLVTPSNGEGIFFAMRSGKMAGQTLANFINGQEKSLHAYEANFHKLYKIIFKGLGMMQSVYYRNDRLRESFVAICRDEHVQQITFDSYLYKKMVPAPFWVQMKIMAKNIYHLALGG
- a CDS encoding HyaD/HybD family hydrogenase maturation endopeptidase; the protein is MAKFTLFPPKPQVSFAATPILSSARAGLLLHSNLANQQIQALTVVFRKNLVFSGVKLKHKSTFLMKKINVLGLGNIIFGDEGFGVEAVKALEKKRDWPAGVSFIDGGTQGIYLLDYIEAPDCLLIYDALIPVEYEFKVYTYFNDELPAFIYRKMSSHQAGLSELLSLARLHDKMPKQVAFVGIPPKSLEMGIGLSAEVKALMEAALSEGQSILDSWLAS
- the cbiB gene encoding adenosylcobinamide-phosphate synthase CbiB, with the translated sequence MDSNLLVITALWLGLALDFLLADPTWLPHPIVFFGNLIARGEKRLNAGAGRFLKGMLFSAVLIAGTFGFFFALERLSAEISVWATLCFHAVFVFYGVAGEGLIREGKGIFAALRERGLEAGRTQLSRIVGRETGELSANQIKIAVFESMSENLSDGVIAPLFYYALFGVPGIMAYKMTNTLDSMIGYRSERYEQFGKFAARLDDVLNFLPARLTALLMALASLSPRAIRFALKYGKQHKSPNSGYPEAALAGILNCRFGGPNRYHGELVEKPYIGETERDIQFDEIKKVAGINIRTMLLFAICFSLLKMAF
- a CDS encoding pyridoxal phosphate-dependent aminotransferase, which translates into the protein MLHGHGDDAYQFTHPISANFSSNVWAGGSPEGLKAHLFEKWDAVHRYPEVTGESLQALLAEHHGVAPEQVLVTNGAVEAIYLIAQRFRNARTLIFTPAFSEYEDACRLHSHDLQFASHEAFSNETFSLPPETKLCFICNPNNPTGQLHPREKLARLFEANPNTHFVTDEAFTEFTADPNASLAPLLRRYPNLTLLRSMTKIFAVPGLRLGYALASAEQIAALSSHKQPWTVNALAIEAGKYLIERLPETLPDVAGLLRRAAAFKAALQTVPGLSVSESAVHFFLCELKIGRAADLKKHLAETHGLLVRDASNFRGCRAGHFRLATLSDAENARLINALQAWIQTCS
- a CDS encoding cupin domain-containing protein, which encodes MKKILLGLVFLLSATCAGLAQQVETVGVEVLAKTTESWDGNTLPTYATGQPEVTILKITIPPKMKLEVHRHPIINAGVLLKGKLTVVTENEEILHMKAGDAIVEVVNKWHYGKNESDEPAEILVFYAGIKGEPVTVKK
- a CDS encoding cobyric acid synthase, which encodes MSKIQPLKPMMVVGTASDAGKSLLVAGLCRIFKQDGFSPAPFKAQNMSLNSYATPEGFEIGRAQATQAEAAGIACHTDMNPVLLKPTGETGSQIVLNGKPIGTRSAYEYYNADDRHELFREVCLAFDRLRARYNPIVMEGAGSISELNIKQRDITNMRMALHAGAATYLVSDIERGGVFGSVYGTIALLPEEERKLMKGIIINKFRGDSRLFHEGRKILEDLTQVPVVGVLPYIRDLQIDEEDSVALQKRHTSHQPGKINIAVLKLSRIANYTDFRALEHDPRVRLYYTLDADELEKAQIILIPGSKNTIEDLAELKSRSLDVAIRKLHRKGTTVIGICGGYQIMGTRLSDPYAVECKLGELSGLGLLPMETELQPEKTTLQRAFHFRDHSEICYGYEIHMGKTEPINASALPVARFENGETDGCYLSETCWGTYLHGILDNPIVIDAVLRPHLSVLDETPTAAPKMSLREQNNAEYDKLAAMMREHLDMAYIYSTLKPA
- a CDS encoding DUF4276 family protein; amino-acid sequence: MKGIFFLVEEPSILPVITAIAEKLITPHGYWYYTMPHQGKGDLLQALPTVLPSLSKVEGARIVVALDQDNTDCQDLKRDILEKINGKCHSPFKIRIVCKELEAWFIGDFIAIEKAFPRFSANPHRNKRKYENPDMIIKPSQELMKIIPEYSGRVHLAKGKTAEAISPFLNIENNRSTSFTHFINAIQALLL
- a CDS encoding AAA family ATPase; the protein is MQIEQLHVKNYKVFKDTEIRGLSNLCVFLGPNGSGKSTLFDVFGFLSDALQSNVTIAVNRRGGVKEVLARGCDPEKDELFFELKFRNPNAFENDFNPVITYQVRIGFERGKAIVRREILRYRRGRKGKPWHFLDFQDGAGSAIVNEQAYGEEGATDERENKVLSSPDILAVKGLGQFEQFRAVSEFRKMLEKWYISSFSIDAARRVSDTGLDEHLNATGENLAQVTKYIYEYHRDIFDQILHKLPQRIPGISKVEAVDSIEGKVVLRFQDENFVDPFIGKFVSDGTIKMFAYMILLYDPDPHPLLCIEEPENFLHPDLLVSLAEEIREYAERGGQVFVSTHSPDFVNALDIDELFFLVKDGGFSQIKAASEDELTRNLHSDGNKLGWLWRNHYIKGANLK
- the rsmB gene encoding 16S rRNA (cytosine(967)-C(5))-methyltransferase RsmB yields the protein MMKAREIAVQALREVEVNHAKSDTALNHFFSITALEPVDRAFTMQIVYGTLREKMKIDHVIKQFYRHDYDKMDIDVKNILRIGAYQLLFLSKVPRWAAVNESVELAKKLKGQFLGNLVNGVLRNISNNLESVDFSIQGGTFADQIALKYSHPRWLLERWISTYGFLEAQNIMEANNLIPRIAFRINRLKNAPEKFQQKLLAENVTFRKSILPDFVIPDRFFDLEPFLSTGEVSVQSEAQALACRLLNPQPGQKVLDMCAAPGGKSTYLAEMMANAGQITSLDLYDNKLEDIDRLASALGIDIISTIKHDATRFSHEEGFDAILLDAPCTGTGVLSRRAELRWRLSEADLAALSNLQYQLLENAAKMAKPDAAIVYSTCSIEPEENQVLIEKFLNAHPEWQLQSAIEILPDEFHEVVHDKGYISLLPGKNGFDGAFSARLVRKA